Proteins co-encoded in one Kribbella solani genomic window:
- a CDS encoding winged helix DNA-binding domain-containing protein: protein MQKLSSQALNRATLDRQWLLHRQDATALEAIEHLVGLQAQAPQAPYVGLWTRLADFRPEELSNLLESRQAVRGSMMRATIHLASSRDFLAFRPLIQPRLEREVYQNITYGRHRLEGLDMDAVLAAGIARMTESPATGAQLRTHLATLWPDRDPAALAHAVRCLLPTIQVPPRGLWNRTGQPTLTTTNLWLNTPTTPITPPPPTTPTSTQTPAPPTTSTPPNARTPQNAPTPPSPSLPPGSSVPPGSSVPPGSSVPPGSSVPPNASVPPNTPDALVLRYLAAYGPASVADAQTWSGLTRLSEVFDRLDLRTYTDATTGRTLHDLPHLTLPTEDTEAPTRFLPEYDNLLLSHADRTRFTTTRSQVPLHDLLTKGTLLHNGQATALWKLTKPKKSHTILEITPFTPIPPNTWATIEPEAHALLTFTTPTTTHEIKQTTP, encoded by the coding sequence ATGCAAAAGCTGAGCTCGCAGGCACTGAACCGTGCCACCCTCGACCGCCAATGGCTCCTCCACCGCCAGGACGCCACCGCCCTGGAAGCGATCGAACACCTCGTCGGCCTGCAAGCTCAGGCACCACAAGCGCCGTACGTCGGACTCTGGACCCGCCTCGCCGACTTCCGGCCCGAGGAACTGTCCAACCTGCTCGAATCCCGCCAGGCCGTCCGCGGTTCGATGATGCGGGCAACCATCCATCTCGCGTCGAGCCGCGACTTCCTCGCCTTCCGCCCGCTGATCCAGCCCCGCCTCGAACGCGAGGTGTACCAGAACATCACCTACGGCCGTCACCGCCTGGAAGGCCTGGACATGGACGCCGTCCTGGCCGCCGGCATCGCCCGCATGACCGAGTCCCCCGCCACCGGCGCCCAACTCCGCACCCACCTGGCCACCCTCTGGCCCGACCGCGACCCCGCCGCCCTGGCCCACGCCGTCCGCTGCCTACTCCCCACCATCCAAGTCCCACCCCGAGGCCTCTGGAACCGCACCGGCCAACCCACCCTAACCACCACAAACCTCTGGCTGAACACCCCAACCACACCAATCACACCACCGCCCCCAACCACGCCCACCTCAACCCAAACCCCAGCCCCACCAACCACCTCAACCCCGCCAAACGCCCGCACACCCCAGAACGCCCCAACCCCACCGAGCCCGTCACTCCCGCCTGGCTCCTCGGTTCCACCAGGCTCTTCAGTCCCACCGGGCTCCTCGGTCCCACCGGGCTCCTCGGTCCCACCGAACGCCTCGGTTCCACCGAACACCCCAGACGCCCTGGTCCTCCGCTACCTGGCCGCCTACGGCCCCGCCTCAGTAGCCGACGCCCAAACCTGGTCCGGCCTAACCCGCCTGTCCGAAGTCTTCGACCGCCTGGACCTCCGCACCTACACCGACGCCACCACCGGCCGCACCCTCCACGACCTCCCCCACCTGACTCTCCCCACCGAAGACACCGAAGCCCCCACCCGCTTCCTCCCCGAATACGACAACCTCCTCCTCTCCCACGCCGACCGAACCCGCTTCACCACCACCCGATCCCAAGTCCCCCTCCACGACCTCCTGACCAAAGGCACCCTCCTCCACAACGGCCAAGCCACAGCCCTCTGGAAACTAACCAAACCCAAGAAATCCCACACAATCCTGGAAATCACCCCCTTCACCCCAATACCCCCCAACACCTGGGCAACCATCGAACCCGAAGCCCACGCCCTCCTAACCTTCACAACCCCAACCACAACCCACGAAATAAAACAAACCACGCCATAA
- a CDS encoding M48 family metalloprotease, whose protein sequence is MTVPGDPNDRNRAWDERDWTQGRAHNNPGTPPDPVVPASPPRMELPSGSNPGSDGRARRVEVSTAAMLLSAVPWFFWSFAVVSWVVGLLGFGWGWMLLVAWLISGIVVFLRPVEEFLARYLFRLRLPTLVEEQRIQPIWRNVTERAGIPDRRYKIWVQESDEPNATPTPGHTVGLTRWALYTLPPSHLEGVLAHELAHHLGGRDWLSLLSFWYSIPARCALIGVRALGRLMRSVPAVGCAVIGFVLLGYFGVLVAVLTFDDSLALPLLFLTPLVAPPILAWLNRREVHQADRRAAAMGYGPSIIQVLYGWQMQHQQMLGRDTSRRSQFMSSSPSPAERVHALETLVR, encoded by the coding sequence ATGACCGTCCCCGGCGATCCCAACGATCGGAACCGTGCCTGGGACGAACGCGATTGGACACAGGGCAGAGCGCACAACAACCCGGGCACGCCGCCTGATCCGGTGGTGCCCGCGTCGCCGCCCAGGATGGAACTTCCGAGCGGCAGCAATCCGGGCTCGGATGGCCGTGCGCGACGGGTCGAGGTATCGACGGCCGCGATGCTGTTATCCGCGGTGCCGTGGTTCTTCTGGAGCTTCGCGGTGGTGTCGTGGGTCGTGGGGTTGCTGGGCTTTGGTTGGGGGTGGATGCTCCTGGTCGCGTGGCTGATCTCCGGAATTGTTGTGTTCCTCAGGCCGGTAGAGGAGTTCCTGGCCCGCTACTTGTTCAGGCTACGGCTTCCAACTCTCGTGGAAGAGCAGCGTATACAGCCGATTTGGCGCAATGTAACTGAGCGAGCAGGAATACCGGATCGTCGCTATAAGATTTGGGTTCAGGAATCCGACGAACCGAATGCCACCCCCACGCCAGGGCATACGGTGGGCCTCACGCGATGGGCATTGTACACGCTTCCCCCCTCCCATCTCGAGGGTGTTCTGGCTCATGAACTCGCCCATCATCTCGGCGGCCGGGATTGGCTCAGCCTGTTGAGCTTCTGGTACTCGATCCCCGCGCGATGCGCTCTGATCGGCGTCCGCGCGCTTGGTCGACTGATGCGGTCGGTGCCTGCAGTAGGTTGCGCCGTGATCGGTTTTGTTCTGCTCGGCTATTTCGGCGTTCTAGTTGCCGTACTGACCTTTGATGACAGCCTGGCCCTGCCTCTGCTGTTCTTGACCCCATTGGTCGCACCGCCGATTCTCGCCTGGCTCAACCGCCGCGAGGTTCATCAGGCCGATCGCCGAGCTGCTGCAATGGGCTACGGTCCGTCGATCATTCAAGTGCTGTACGGCTGGCAGATGCAGCACCAGCAAATGCTTGGACGCGATACCAGCCGACGCTCGCAATTCATGTCAAGCTCACCATCTCCAGCAGAACGAGTGCACGCGCTGGAGACTCTCGTACGTTGA
- a CDS encoding ATP-binding protein, whose product MKIADKLLNLVGVGRERGLPPPRLVAIADGLLVTERSAEAWFLISVANTDLATEAEQDAALDAAVSAAATILGDRLSHLKVVWGRSTGQDYIDSVAGHYRLGDHEAWAQTRADRIDEMRMPERYVALGVHLSDRDPRATAQVRGSISDALGTTSWRVSARELAHLDERVRKLARQLGSTVWRAHTAPAEVISWLISREMHRGAVAAPRRGLITGASLARLTSGRVVPYTDHLRIYDTRGQIAAYTSVLAMTDFPEELETPGAGEWLRTLSEIKAIDDDGDEIDVTVEASVRFRVLTKKTARHLVDETRKSAKEQRRSAAKGTAEETADEIVETERVMREVKRDINRSGLTLVEDHPRLLVSADTREDLEAYVDAVIAHYADRGITVATGADEQRDLWLESLPGDQLRVPDLGHVRESTAFFGSWFWGGASIGDATGPAMGYLTGSTPGLVRFDAAAGSALGDATTTLFLGRSGRGKTTAAMMGGLDSAFAGAWVPLLDLKGDAAGVSAVAAEYGVPTAVIEITAQFSGAADLLRVLPVDDALLQAPSQLMLLLPPHLRGAAEAPVVAATRAEIQSPDPSSWGVIQRLCASDSETVRTVGSALRDLVETGLGSVVAGPPSGLSSLTTNPGLWVVQMPGLTLPSPESAPESWSPIERVGMACLRGCLAWMIRTTGRREFRGRSKVVIVPEVHLLTKTPDGASFLDYIARVGRALGASLVLDTQDPASILKLPGLVEQITTLFAFSLRSREQVDSLLELLGRPQTPPYQTLVRGINTAANGKSIRHGHCIMRDRWDEVATVQIDIPSQRVAALLRTTPESEHPTNTTPTTPPLPPEDPFADDEEDLPTPEPATATHASHPTPAAATHTSHSTPAQPPSRNPQPAAAAPDHLGYNPRATNAPTEHPSYIAQSGSATSDAPGYRTQPAHSTQPASTTPDAAGYSAQAARATADAAEYSAQADRATADAAEYSPQSGSAEAQHFSRRTDPSTNGTSPATHPNATYPPSPPGPSTGYPSTDANQSATDAPATAAPATYSTLEPGPTQPEPPRPTPEPPTHETPSPGTSVHGTTAHGISAPGISAPGTSAHGTTASGSLAHATPTHGTPAHGSLVHGTPAPGTMTSAPENLTPSTPAPPPHADAYQSPVTQQNGHPPIPNGQDQDPSNSLRHESPIGPDEVYDQEADEEAYNEAMYPATPQDPSQRPTPGNKEHVA is encoded by the coding sequence ATGAAAATCGCTGACAAGCTCCTGAACCTGGTGGGGGTCGGTCGCGAGCGCGGCCTGCCACCACCTCGGCTGGTGGCCATCGCCGACGGTCTGCTGGTGACCGAGCGGAGCGCCGAAGCCTGGTTCCTGATCTCGGTGGCGAACACCGACCTGGCCACCGAGGCCGAGCAGGACGCCGCGCTGGACGCCGCGGTCAGTGCCGCCGCGACCATCCTCGGCGACCGGCTCAGCCACCTGAAGGTGGTCTGGGGCCGTTCCACCGGTCAGGACTACATCGACTCGGTGGCCGGTCACTACCGGCTCGGCGACCACGAGGCGTGGGCGCAGACCCGGGCCGACCGGATCGACGAGATGCGGATGCCGGAACGATACGTCGCACTCGGCGTACACCTGTCCGACCGCGACCCGCGGGCCACCGCGCAGGTCCGCGGCTCGATCAGCGACGCACTGGGTACGACGTCGTGGCGGGTGAGCGCGCGCGAGCTCGCACACCTCGACGAGCGGGTGCGCAAGCTCGCTCGTCAGCTCGGCTCGACCGTCTGGCGCGCGCACACCGCCCCGGCCGAGGTGATCTCCTGGCTGATCAGCCGCGAGATGCATCGCGGCGCGGTCGCGGCACCACGCCGGGGCCTGATCACCGGTGCCTCACTCGCCCGGCTCACGTCGGGGCGCGTGGTTCCGTACACCGATCACCTCCGGATCTACGACACCCGCGGCCAGATCGCCGCGTACACGTCCGTGCTGGCGATGACCGACTTCCCCGAGGAGCTGGAGACACCCGGCGCGGGGGAGTGGCTGCGGACGCTGTCCGAGATCAAGGCGATCGACGACGACGGCGACGAGATCGACGTCACCGTCGAGGCGTCCGTACGCTTCCGGGTGCTGACCAAGAAGACCGCGCGGCACCTGGTCGACGAGACCCGGAAGAGCGCCAAGGAGCAGCGGCGCTCGGCCGCGAAGGGTACCGCCGAGGAGACCGCCGACGAGATCGTCGAGACCGAGCGGGTGATGCGCGAGGTCAAGCGCGACATCAACCGCAGCGGCCTGACCCTGGTCGAGGACCACCCGCGCCTGCTGGTCAGCGCGGACACCCGCGAGGACCTCGAGGCGTACGTCGACGCCGTCATCGCGCACTACGCCGACCGCGGCATCACCGTCGCCACCGGCGCCGACGAACAGCGCGATCTGTGGCTCGAGTCCTTGCCGGGCGACCAGCTCCGGGTGCCGGACCTCGGTCACGTCCGCGAGTCGACCGCGTTCTTCGGCTCCTGGTTCTGGGGCGGCGCGTCGATCGGTGACGCGACCGGCCCGGCGATGGGCTATCTGACCGGGTCCACCCCTGGTCTCGTACGCTTCGATGCCGCCGCGGGCTCGGCGCTCGGTGACGCGACGACGACGCTGTTCCTCGGGCGTTCCGGTCGTGGCAAGACGACCGCCGCGATGATGGGCGGCCTGGATTCCGCCTTCGCGGGCGCTTGGGTGCCCCTGCTCGACCTCAAGGGCGACGCGGCCGGCGTATCAGCGGTCGCGGCGGAGTACGGCGTACCCACTGCGGTCATCGAGATCACCGCACAGTTCTCCGGCGCGGCGGACCTGCTGCGCGTACTGCCCGTCGACGACGCCTTGCTGCAGGCTCCGTCGCAGCTGATGCTCCTGCTGCCACCGCATCTGCGCGGCGCGGCCGAAGCACCGGTCGTCGCGGCGACCCGCGCCGAGATCCAGTCGCCGGACCCGTCCTCCTGGGGCGTCATCCAGCGGCTCTGCGCCTCCGACTCCGAAACCGTCCGGACCGTCGGTTCCGCGCTCCGCGACCTGGTCGAGACCGGCCTCGGCTCGGTCGTCGCCGGCCCGCCGTCCGGCCTGTCCTCCCTCACCACGAACCCCGGCCTCTGGGTCGTCCAGATGCCCGGCCTCACCCTCCCGTCGCCCGAATCGGCACCCGAATCCTGGTCCCCGATCGAACGCGTCGGCATGGCCTGCCTCCGCGGCTGCCTCGCCTGGATGATCCGCACCACCGGCCGCCGCGAGTTCCGCGGCCGCTCCAAGGTCGTCATCGTCCCCGAGGTCCACCTGCTGACCAAGACCCCCGACGGCGCCTCGTTCCTCGACTACATCGCCCGCGTCGGCCGCGCCCTCGGCGCCTCCCTCGTCCTGGACACCCAGGACCCGGCGTCCATCCTGAAACTCCCCGGCCTGGTCGAACAGATCACCACCCTGTTCGCGTTCAGCCTCCGCTCCCGCGAACAGGTCGACTCCCTCCTCGAACTACTCGGCCGCCCGCAGACCCCGCCGTACCAAACCCTGGTCCGCGGCATCAACACCGCCGCCAACGGCAAATCCATCCGCCACGGCCACTGCATCATGCGAGACCGCTGGGACGAGGTAGCCACCGTCCAAATCGACATCCCCAGCCAACGAGTAGCCGCCCTCCTCCGCACCACCCCCGAATCCGAACACCCCACCAACACCACCCCCACCACCCCACCCCTACCCCCCGAAGACCCCTTCGCCGACGACGAAGAAGACCTCCCCACCCCCGAACCCGCCACCGCGACCCACGCCTCACACCCGACCCCCGCGGCCGCGACCCACACCTCACACTCCACCCCCGCCCAACCCCCGAGCCGCAACCCCCAGCCGGCCGCCGCCGCACCCGACCACCTCGGTTACAACCCCCGGGCCACCAACGCCCCAACCGAGCACCCGAGCTACATCGCTCAGTCAGGCAGCGCGACGTCCGACGCACCGGGTTACCGCACTCAGCCGGCCCACAGTACTCAGCCGGCCAGCACGACACCTGACGCTGCCGGATACAGCGCTCAGGCCGCCCGCGCAACGGCTGACGCTGCCGAGTACAGCGCTCAGGCCGACCGCGCAACGGCTGACGCTGCCGAGTACAGCCCCCAATCCGGCAGCGCGGAGGCCCAGCACTTCAGCCGCCGCACCGACCCCAGCACAAACGGCACGTCACCGGCGACCCACCCCAACGCGACCTACCCCCCGTCACCACCAGGTCCGTCCACGGGCTACCCCTCCACTGACGCAAATCAGAGCGCCACCGACGCCCCAGCAACAGCCGCCCCCGCCACCTACTCCACCCTCGAACCCGGCCCCACCCAACCGGAACCCCCACGCCCCACCCCGGAACCCCCCACGCACGAAACCCCGTCACCCGGAACCTCCGTACACGGAACCACTGCACACGGAATCTCTGCGCCCGGAATCTCTGCGCCCGGAACCTCCGCGCATGGAACCACTGCGTCCGGATCCCTCGCGCATGCAACTCCCACGCATGGAACTCCTGCGCATGGATCCCTCGTGCATGGAACCCCCGCGCCCGGAACGATGACCTCCGCCCCCGAAAACCTGACGCCCAGCACCCCCGCGCCCCCGCCCCACGCCGACGCGTACCAATCTCCCGTCACCCAGCAAAACGGCCATCCCCCAATCCCCAACGGCCAGGACCAAGACCCCTCCAACTCCCTCCGCCACGAATCCCCCATAGGCCCCGACGAGGTCTACGACCAGGAAGCAGACGAAGAGGCCTACAACGAGGCCATGTACCCCGCCACCCCCCAAGACCCCTCCCAACGCCCCACCCCCGGCAACAAGGAACACGTAGCATGA
- a CDS encoding conjugal transfer protein: MSWWRTVLNLPPKGEHWSDQRRDKKPGKGRPQNTAPEWWSHPGGPVSPTPRQAQGVAAQYSAPQNQAPPPPGGVMAPPRRPASRTPDAPHQDPGHRPPERLKQRSPHGAHAAPGGPARDVGGPGQTPWSTEPESSFSTWARRFFRGLVVVVLLLAAISGIRSWISPNKTPETIVSGQSSFPADEARAVATRYAVSYLTWDENTPDARPVQVGLDLAAGLDARAGWNGRGKQTADVAYPGQITVDPNGLTASVDVRVRVHSFTRQGNNGWASGPVSWQRVSVPVVRTSARVVASAPPTFVPDVRAALPSNMPGNGTPDDDLTAATQKDAEAFFSAYAESDNKVSAVTAPGSTIRSLNGAVKFGQLKDWQVYTGNDDERRATAAVTWDGVGDTTLDQTYTLTLRRTVATDGAQRWQVAAVG, encoded by the coding sequence ATGAGTTGGTGGCGAACAGTACTGAATCTGCCGCCAAAAGGTGAGCACTGGTCCGACCAGCGCCGGGACAAGAAACCCGGCAAGGGACGGCCGCAGAACACCGCGCCGGAGTGGTGGTCCCACCCCGGTGGCCCGGTGTCACCTACGCCTCGCCAGGCGCAGGGGGTAGCGGCGCAGTACTCCGCTCCGCAGAACCAGGCTCCGCCGCCACCCGGTGGCGTGATGGCGCCACCCCGCCGACCGGCCTCGCGTACCCCGGACGCACCGCACCAGGACCCTGGGCACCGCCCACCCGAGCGTTTGAAACAGCGCTCGCCGCACGGTGCGCATGCCGCACCCGGCGGTCCGGCCCGTGACGTCGGGGGACCGGGACAGACCCCGTGGTCGACCGAGCCGGAGTCGTCGTTCTCCACCTGGGCCCGGCGGTTCTTCCGCGGCCTGGTGGTCGTCGTCCTGCTGCTCGCCGCGATCAGTGGCATCCGCTCCTGGATCAGCCCGAACAAGACACCCGAGACGATCGTTTCCGGGCAGAGCAGCTTCCCGGCCGACGAGGCACGGGCAGTCGCGACCCGGTACGCGGTTTCGTACCTGACCTGGGACGAGAACACCCCGGACGCCCGCCCGGTGCAGGTCGGTCTCGACCTGGCCGCCGGCCTGGACGCCCGCGCCGGATGGAACGGCCGCGGCAAGCAGACCGCCGACGTCGCGTACCCAGGGCAGATCACCGTCGATCCCAACGGACTCACCGCCAGCGTGGACGTCCGCGTCCGCGTGCACTCGTTCACCCGGCAGGGCAACAACGGCTGGGCGTCCGGCCCGGTCTCGTGGCAGCGCGTGTCCGTACCAGTGGTGCGTACGTCGGCCCGCGTCGTCGCGAGCGCGCCGCCCACCTTCGTACCGGACGTGCGGGCGGCCTTGCCGAGCAACATGCCCGGCAACGGCACCCCGGACGACGATCTGACCGCTGCCACCCAGAAGGACGCCGAGGCGTTCTTCAGCGCGTACGCCGAGTCCGACAACAAGGTGTCGGCGGTGACCGCGCCCGGCTCCACCATCCGCAGCCTGAACGGTGCGGTGAAGTTCGGGCAGCTCAAGGACTGGCAGGTCTACACCGGCAACGACGACGAACGGCGGGCGACCGCCGCCGTCACCTGGGACGGCGTGGGTGACACCACGCTGGACCAGACCTACACGCTCACGCTGAGGCGTACTGTCGCCACGGACGGAGCACAGCGATGGCAAGTGGCTGCCGTCGGATGA
- a CDS encoding aldo/keto reductase gives METRRLGRLGHQSSVLIYGAAALGGVDQDQADASIQEALDAGLNHFDVAADYGDAELRLGPRMPEIRDRIFLATKTGRRTAEEAWSEINRSLERLRTDHVDLIQMHAVCDLENLDLVTGKGGSLEAAIRAKDEGMVRAIGITGHTAQAPSVHTEGLRRFDFDSVLTPLNYKLSTDPRYAADYAALVAAVQASDAALMTIKMIARRNWQDGEQKSYDTWYRPFDEQRYVTAATAWLLNGHPEITGLATAGETRLLRQMVIAERERAELTPEAAASILEEVQDYASPFVDMPI, from the coding sequence ATGGAAACTCGCCGATTGGGACGGCTCGGCCACCAGAGTTCGGTGCTGATCTACGGCGCCGCGGCGCTCGGTGGTGTCGACCAGGACCAGGCCGATGCCTCGATCCAGGAAGCGCTCGACGCCGGCCTGAACCACTTCGACGTGGCCGCCGACTACGGCGACGCGGAGCTGCGGCTCGGCCCGCGGATGCCGGAGATCCGGGACCGGATCTTCCTCGCCACCAAGACCGGCCGCCGGACCGCCGAGGAGGCCTGGAGCGAGATCAACCGCTCGCTGGAGCGACTGCGGACCGATCATGTCGACCTGATCCAGATGCACGCGGTCTGCGACCTGGAGAACCTCGACCTGGTCACCGGCAAGGGCGGTTCGCTGGAGGCGGCGATCCGGGCCAAGGACGAAGGCATGGTCCGGGCGATCGGCATCACCGGTCACACCGCGCAGGCGCCGTCCGTACACACCGAGGGGCTGCGCCGGTTCGACTTCGACAGCGTGCTGACGCCGCTGAACTACAAACTGTCCACCGACCCGCGGTACGCGGCCGACTACGCGGCGCTGGTGGCGGCCGTGCAGGCGTCGGACGCGGCGCTGATGACGATCAAGATGATCGCCCGGCGGAACTGGCAGGACGGCGAGCAGAAGTCGTACGACACCTGGTACCGGCCGTTCGACGAGCAGCGGTACGTGACCGCCGCGACCGCCTGGTTGCTGAACGGGCACCCGGAGATCACCGGCCTGGCCACCGCGGGTGAGACCCGGCTGCTGCGGCAGATGGTGATCGCGGAGCGCGAGCGCGCCGAGCTGACCCCGGAGGCGGCCGCGTCGATCCTCGAGGAGGTCCAGGACTACGCGTCACCCTTCGTGGACATGCCGATCTGA
- the trxA gene encoding thioredoxin — MATVELTQDNFNEVVGGDGLVLVDFWAEWCGPCKMFGPVFEKSSETHADITFGKVDTEAQGELAQAFQISSIPTLMAVRDGVVLYSQAGALPAASLEDLIGQLRAVDMDEVKSQIAAHEAEHGTEPHTH; from the coding sequence GTGGCAACGGTCGAGCTGACCCAGGACAACTTCAACGAGGTGGTCGGTGGCGACGGTCTCGTGCTGGTGGATTTCTGGGCCGAGTGGTGTGGCCCGTGCAAGATGTTCGGACCGGTGTTCGAGAAGTCGTCCGAGACGCACGCGGACATCACTTTCGGCAAGGTCGACACCGAGGCACAGGGCGAGCTCGCGCAGGCCTTCCAGATCTCGTCCATCCCGACCCTGATGGCGGTCCGGGACGGCGTCGTCCTGTACTCGCAGGCGGGCGCGCTGCCGGCCGCGAGCCTGGAGGACCTGATCGGCCAGCTGCGCGCGGTGGACATGGACGAGGTCAAGTCCCAGATCGCCGCCCACGAGGCAGAACACGGCACCGAGCCGCACACGCACTGA
- a CDS encoding VOC family protein, with product MVLRWYTLVVDCHDVRKQAAWWAEALGWRTIHETDDECVNIPGWVDEDTLKDLPWERIGPGMVFVPVPEGKAVKNRLHLDLAPHTSQDREAEIARLETLGARRVDVGQPAGPGWTVLADPEGNEFCVLSSRDS from the coding sequence ATGGTGCTGCGCTGGTACACGCTCGTCGTCGACTGTCACGACGTACGCAAGCAAGCCGCCTGGTGGGCGGAGGCACTTGGCTGGCGGACCATCCACGAGACCGACGACGAATGCGTGAACATCCCTGGCTGGGTGGATGAGGACACGCTGAAGGATCTGCCGTGGGAGCGGATCGGGCCGGGGATGGTCTTTGTACCGGTACCTGAGGGCAAGGCGGTGAAGAACCGGCTGCACCTTGATCTGGCGCCGCACACGAGCCAGGACCGCGAGGCCGAGATCGCCCGGCTGGAAACGCTCGGCGCACGGCGGGTTGACGTCGGCCAGCCGGCGGGCCCGGGCTGGACGGTGCTCGCGGACCCGGAGGGCAACGAGTTCTGCGTCCTCAGCTCCCGAGACTCCTGA
- a CDS encoding NAD(P)/FAD-dependent oxidoreductase has translation MTTTGSAGSNHIVPDRVAVVGAGMVGLATAWFLQEAGVEVTVLDREGVAAGASWGNAGWLTPGLATPLPEPAVLKYGVRAVLSPASPVYVPPTASPRLLKFLTRFARNSTAGRWKTAMESLVPINRQSLSAFDFLADAGVQARTYEAKSFLAAYRTVEERKVLLEEIEQIHAAGQGIEFEAISGDDAREIEPSLSDAIGAAIRLHGQRFINPGEYVNQLADSVIARGGQIISGVVVKDIVDEIRGVRLVTADGETDPFDAVVMATGAWLGDLAREFGVRTVVQAGRGYSFSVPMAHVPAGPVYFPAQRIACTPLGDRLRVAGMMEFRKPDAKLDPRRIDAIVDAARPLLRDADLDARTFEWVGPRPCTPDGLPLIGATKSPRVFAAGGHGMWGITLGPVTGQLLAETITTGRTPEELRPFNPLR, from the coding sequence ATGACCACTACTGGTTCCGCTGGTAGCAACCACATCGTCCCCGACCGGGTCGCCGTTGTCGGCGCCGGCATGGTCGGCCTGGCCACCGCCTGGTTCCTCCAGGAGGCCGGTGTCGAGGTGACAGTGCTCGACCGCGAGGGTGTCGCCGCGGGCGCGTCCTGGGGCAACGCCGGCTGGCTGACCCCCGGCCTGGCCACCCCGCTGCCGGAACCAGCGGTCCTCAAGTACGGCGTCCGTGCGGTGCTGAGCCCTGCCTCACCGGTGTACGTGCCACCGACCGCGAGCCCGCGGCTCCTCAAGTTCCTCACCCGCTTCGCTCGCAACAGCACCGCCGGACGCTGGAAGACCGCGATGGAGTCGCTGGTCCCGATCAACCGCCAGTCCCTGAGCGCGTTCGACTTCCTCGCGGACGCCGGCGTCCAGGCGCGGACGTACGAGGCGAAGTCGTTCCTCGCCGCGTACCGCACCGTCGAGGAGCGCAAGGTTCTGCTCGAGGAGATCGAGCAGATCCACGCCGCCGGTCAGGGCATCGAGTTCGAGGCGATCAGCGGTGACGACGCCCGCGAGATCGAGCCGTCGCTGTCGGACGCGATCGGCGCCGCGATCCGGCTGCACGGTCAGCGCTTCATCAACCCCGGCGAGTACGTGAACCAGCTCGCGGACTCCGTGATCGCCCGCGGCGGCCAGATCATCAGCGGCGTCGTGGTGAAGGACATTGTCGACGAGATCCGCGGCGTCCGGCTGGTCACCGCCGACGGCGAGACCGACCCGTTCGACGCGGTCGTGATGGCGACCGGCGCCTGGCTCGGCGATCTGGCCCGGGAGTTCGGCGTACGGACCGTGGTGCAGGCCGGCCGCGGGTACAGCTTCAGCGTGCCGATGGCCCACGTACCGGCCGGCCCGGTGTACTTCCCGGCGCAACGGATCGCCTGTACGCCGCTGGGTGACCGGCTCCGGGTCGCCGGGATGATGGAGTTCCGCAAGCCCGACGCGAAGCTCGACCCGCGCCGGATCGACGCGATCGTCGACGCCGCCCGGCCGCTGCTGCGGGACGCCGACCTGGACGCCCGTACGTTCGAATGGGTCGGGCCACGGCCGTGTACGCCGGACGGTCTGCCGTTGATCGGCGCGACCAAGTCACCGCGGGTCTTCGCGGCCGGCGGGCACGGCATGTGGGGGATCACCCTCGGCCCGGTCACCGGTCAGCTGCTGGCCGAGACGATCACCACCGGCCGTACGCCGGAGGAGCTCCGGCCCTTCAACCCGCTGCGCTGA